A single Caretta caretta isolate rCarCar2 chromosome 2, rCarCar1.hap1, whole genome shotgun sequence DNA region contains:
- the ACKR4 gene encoding atypical chemokine receptor 4 has protein sequence MEQGENTSMDYYEDNSESNFTFDYTQYEMLCEKEEVRNFTKLFLPVFYSLAFIVGIAGNSLVVAIYAYCKKPKTKTDVYIINLAIADLLLLFTLPFWAANAVLGWVLGNIMCKVTSALYTMNFSSSMQFLACISVDRYNAISKTQSHHRSGKQCSVTCIGVWLVAILLSIPELIFNTVKKNSDRYGCFPVFPMDLGTLLKATIQILEVMLVFVLPFLVMLTCYSAIARALLRSPNVQKSRPLKVLLTVVAVFIVTQLPYNVVKFWRAIDVIYLLITDCDMSKTIDVALQITKSIALFHSCLNPILYVLMGNSLKMHIMKIAKNFGHWRRSRNTPTEEISMNFDGHTEETSSFTI, from the coding sequence ATGGAGCAGGGTGAAAATACCTCAATGGACTATTATGAGGACAACAGTGAATCAAACTTCACCTTTGACTATACTCAGTATGAAATGCTTTGTGAAAAAGAGGAGGTGAGAAATTTCACTAAGTTGTTCCTACCTGTGTTTTATTCACTGGCTTTCATTGTGGGAATTGCAGGAAATTCATTAGTGGTGGCAATCTATGCCTACTGCAAGAAACCAAAGACTAAGACAGATGTTTATATCATCAACTTGGCAATTGCTGATCTGTTACTGCTATTCACCCTCCCTTTCTGGGCTGCAAATGCAGTCCTTGGATGGGTGCTTGGAAACATCATGTGCAAGGTCACTTCTGCTCTATACACCATGAACTTCAGCTCTAGCATGCAGTTTCTGGCTTGTATCAGTGTGGATAGATATAATGCCATTTCCAAAACCCAAAGTCACCATAGAAGTGGAAAGCAATGCAGCGTAACCTGTATCGGTGTCTGGTTGGTTGCCATTTTGTTGAGCATTCCTGAACTGATTTTTAACACAGTCAAGAAAAACAGTGACCGGTATGGATGCTTTCCTGTATTTCCAATGGATTTGGGAACACTCCTTAAAGCAACCATTCAAATCCTGGAAGTCATGCTAGTGTTTGTGTTACCCTTCCTCGTCATGCTGACCTGCTACTCAGCTATTGCCAGAGCACTCTTGAGGtctccaaatgttcaaaaatctaGGCCCCTCAAAGTTCTGCTGACAGTAGTGGCTGTTTTCATTGTCACTCAGCTGCCTTACAATGTAGTCAAGTTCTGGCGAGCCATAGACGTCATCTACTTGCTGATTACAGACTGTGACATGAGTAAAACTATAGATGTTGCCCTCCAAATAACTAAGAGTATAGCCTTATTTCACAGCTGCCTGAATCCAATCTTGTACGTCCTTATGGGAAACTCTCTTAAAATGCACATTATGAAAATAGCAAAAAATTTTGGACATTGGAGGAGAAGTCGCAATACACCAACTGAAGAGATTTCTATGAATTTTGACGGCCACACAGAAGAAACAAGTAGCTTTACAATATAG